The following coding sequences are from one Arachis hypogaea cultivar Tifrunner chromosome 7, arahy.Tifrunner.gnm2.J5K5, whole genome shotgun sequence window:
- the LOC112702433 gene encoding signal peptidase complex subunit 2 — protein sequence MASKSAKKANLLDHHSIKHILDESVSEVVTSRGYVEDVRLSNVRLLVGTIIIVIALFAQFYKKKFPENRDFLIACIGLYVVFNGLLQLIIYTKEKDAILFTYPPAGSFTSTGLVVSSKLPRFSDMYTLTIASADPKSVSAQEPVHLTKSVTQWFTKDGVLVEGLFWKDVESLIDQYTKEPKKSK from the exons ATGGCCTCTAAATCTGCCAAGAAAGCCAATCTCTTAGATCACCACTCCATCAAGCACATCCTTGACGAGTCCGTTTCCGAG GTTGTGACGAGTCGTGGATACGTGGAAGACGTGAGATTGAGCAACGTGAGGCTCCTAGTTGGAACCATAATCATCGTCATTGCTCTCTTCGCTCAGTTTTATAAGAAGAAGTTCCCTGAGAACAGGGATTTCCTCATTGCCTGCATCGGATT GTATGTAGTCTTCAATGGGTTGTTGCAGCTGATCATATACACCAAGGAGAAGGATGCCATTCTGTTTACCTATCCTCCAGCT GGGTCCTTTACCAGTACCGGTTTGGTAGTTTCCTCCAAGTTGCCTCGATTTTCGGACATGTACACCCTCACCATAGCAAGTGCAGATCCAAAATCAGTTTCTGCACAGGAACCAGTCCATTTGACCAAGAGTGTTACTCAGTg GTTCACGAAGGATGGAGTCTTGGTTGAGGGCCTCTTCTGGAAGGATGTTGAATCTTTAATAGACCAATATACCAAAGAACCAAAGAAGAGCAAGTAA
- the LOC112702434 gene encoding uncharacterized protein: protein MSNRRGRDSLNGGLDPSSNGGLDLSSNGDDFDDSSSVNSGSISSQSFSEENGGSRSDSGLTERLAEILVEEGDGDLLIQQSNREDRLLQWLQALDMQVMGACRADERMKPLLKMNAACGVAEDHLLTQLSQHFEPSEVGMLARCFCVPLVSVRVGKINKEGTRLCPTAIRGNLTLVLLPSSDLRLSFIGDDGKVERIFTFSNELHCSAVLVDEISSDPSGRSFIVRTPDGRTFYFWCSEKSKLLGVELLGKMKDLLKRKPSIAELSGISKSRLDCFATQLRAYLVGSAESSMCASPCANSTSSCNSAVENSPISTKFPRSRNVGGQAGKGDSAVYQNILSPRSSSFKEAPPRMSPHRIAAREKIKRRGDSHQSFVDNSINDSTNNLDLSSTLDHNKVSEVAHSLAYPSSNFLESLGKLATPSNVSIAGRIPPLVSPLLSPYYCWCPAGISSIPSLGSLPQSSDSSIDSPCPSGASLLPNTLPATLLEPVQPLDISATMDFPPFLPDPLVRMSLPTSQQIPTFTPLMCDPIVHVPVIDVCSSGQGYLVSAGPAMSTSIPPLHPKLVNPLIPESDSVVKGARETLRLLISGSNQSNQQVIGDPLPAILTNPNEKPNNLLVAGSRGLYTGTSDIGVIANSIAAMGLASLTGVSKAVGESASDLCSKYGISDLEVKNPNDAGGGFSDEEVPSFEPKQE from the exons ATGTCGAACAGAAGAGGACGAGATTCGCTTAACGGCGGCTTGGATCCATCGTCTAACGGCGGCTTGGATCTATCGTCTAACGGCGATGATTTCGACGATTCTTCGTCCGTTAATAGTGGATCCATCTCGAGTCAGTCTTTTTCGGAAGAGAACGGCGGTTCGAGAAGCGATTCTGGTCTCACCGAGAGGCTGGCGGAGATTCTCGTCGAGGAAGGTGACGGCGATCTGTTGATTCAGCAGAGCAACCGTGAGGATCGATTGCTGCAGTGGCTGCAGGCTCTTGACATGCAAGTCATGGGAGCGTGCCGCGCCGACGAGAGGATGAAGCCTTTGCTGAAGATGAACGCTGCGTGTGGTGTCGCCGAAGATCATCTGCTGACTCAATTGAGTCAG CATTTTGAGCCATCGGAGGTTGGAATGCTAGCCAGATGCTTCTGCGTGCCACTTGTTTCGGTCCGCGTTGGGAAGATTAACAAGGAAGGCACACGATTATGTCCAACTGCTATTAG GGGCAACCTGACACTTGTATTACTGCCAAGTTCTGATCTTCGCCTTTCCTTCATTGGGGATGATGGCAAAGTAGAGCGAATATTTACATTTTCCAATGAATTGCATTGCTCTGCAGTTCTTGTTGATGAAATCTCATCCGACCCTTCTGGTCGATCCTTCATTGTAAGAACTCCAGATGGTAGAACATTTTACTTCTGGTGCTCAGAGAAGTCTAAGCTTTTGGGAGTTGAGTTACTTGGAAAG ATGAAGGATCTGCTAAAGAGGAAACCATCCATCGCTGAGTTGAGTGGCATTAGCAAGTCTCGGCTTGATTGCTTTGCAACTCAGCTTCGTGCATATCTTGTGGGGTCTGCAGAAAGTTCAATGTGTGCTTCCCCATGTGCTAACTCCACATCCAGCTGTAATTCAGCTGTTGAAAATTCACCCATCTCGACAAAATTTCCTCGATCTCGAAATGTTGGAGGTCAGGCAGGGAAGGGAGATAGCGCCGTTTATCAGAATATACTTAGTCCAAGGTCTAGTTCTTTCAAAGAGGCACCCCCAAGGATGTCTCCCCACAGGATTGCTGCCAGGGAGAAAATTAAACGCCGAGGTGACAGCCATCAGTCATTTGTTGATAACTCGATAAATGATTCAACAAACAACTTGGATTTATCATCAACTTTGGATCATAACAAGGTTTCTGAAGTTGCGCATAGTTTAGCATATCCTTCCTCAAATTTTCTTGAATCACTAGGGAAGCTTGCTACTCCATCTAATGTTAGCATAGCAGGGAGAATCCCTCCCCTTGTGTCACCCCTTCTTTCTCCCTATTATTGCTGGTGTCCAGCTGGGATTTCAAGTATTCCATCACTTGGATCACTTCCACAATCCTCCGACTCATCTATTGACTCACCTTGTCCTTCAGGTGCCTCTCTGTTACCCAACACCCTGCCAGCCACCCTGTTGGAGCCTGTACAGCCTCTTGATATTAGTGCAACCATGGATTTTCCTCCATTTCTGCCTGATCCGTTGGTTAGAATGTCATTACCAACGTCTCAGCAGATTCCTACTTTCACACCGTTGATGTGTGATCCAATTGTACATGTTCCAGTAATTGATGTTTGCTCTTCAGGTCAGGGCTATCTTGTGAGTGCTGGCCCTGCTATGTCAACTAGCATCCCTCCATTGCATCCAAAGCTCGTGAACCCACTGATTCCTGAATCTGATTCTGTGGTGAAGGGTGCGAGAGAAACTCTAAGGTTGCTGATTAGTGGTTCAAACCAGAGTAACCAACAGGTTATTGGGGATCCTCTTCCAGCAATTTTAACTAATCCCAATGAAAAACCGAACAACCTACTTGTTGCCGGAAGCCGTGGTCTTTATACTGGTACCAGCGACATTGGTGTTATTGCAAACAGCATTGCTGCCATGGGATTAGCATCACTTACCGGAGTGTCCAAGGCAGTTGGGGAGAGTGCGTCAGATTTATGTAGCAAATACGGTATTTCCGATTTAGAGGTGAAGAATCCTAATGATGCAGGTGGTGGTTTTTCAGATGAAGAGGTGCCTTCTTTTGAACCGAAGCAGGAATAG